The nucleotide sequence AGTGAGTCAAATTgatgagaatacaagccattcctcaattgataaacagtgaaaggaaatgaataggcagttttcaggtgaagaaatcaaggctatatATAGGCATGTGAAgaggtgctctaaatcacttttggttagagaaatgcaaattaaaacaactctgaggtaccacctcacacctatcagattggctaatatgacagaaaaggaaaatgataaatgttggagatgtgggaaaattgggacacaaatACATGGAGTTGTGGAATaatcaaccattttggagagcaatttagaactatgcccaaagggctataaaactgtatactctttgacccagcaataccactagtaggtctgtatcccaaagagatcataaaaaagggaaaaggacctacatgtacaaaaatatttgtaggagccctttttgtgatggcaaaatattggaaactgaggggatgcccatcaattggtgaatggctgaacaaactgtggtatatgaatgtaatggaatactattgtgcaataagaaataatgagcaggcagaattcagaaaaacatggaaagacttgcatgaactgatggaaagtgaaatgagcagaacaggaaaacattgtagacagtatcagcaacattatgtgTAGACCAAatatgactcagctcttctcagcaacacaaagatccaagacaagtacaaaggacttacaaaggaaaatgctatccactccagataaaaaactgatggactctgaatacaaattgaagcatatttttacattttttttgtttttttttctttttcatctgtttcttttGTCACaactgactaatatggaaatgttttacatgatagcacatatataacctatatcaaattgcccaCCATTTTcataagaggggaggggagtgagggagagagaaaaatttggaactcaaaatcttgtaaaatgaatgttaaaagttgtcttgacatgtaattgggaaaaataaaggaatattaAAAATCTGTGCTAAAAATCAGTTCAATAAAGTCAGAACTCAAGGGCATCCCAAAGCAAATGGAGACTCAAGCAGAATTACCACAGCAGTGGGTCGTTAGAATCTCCAGACCTCACCTCATCCATTGTCAATTGAAGACATGGATCATTCTAGGACCCTGTGGTGCTAAGTGTATATTTGGTTAGCAGTTAAGAGTCAGGCAGGTCTTCTAGTATCAAAACTTCTAAGTGGATGTGATGCAGCATAATCCAGGATCTATACCAGCAGATAacaatcataaaaacaataattaacatttttatagctccttAAAGGTTGCAAGGTACCTTATAcaacatctcatttgaaccttactacaatcctgtgaaatataattttccccattttatagaagttaACTATGTGTTCAatgttacacagctattaagtggtaGAAGCAGTATTTgtactcagctcttcttgactacAAAAATAGCATGGCCTGTGTgataggaagagctgagttcaaatccagtcttacacacttagtagctatgagaccctgagcaagttatttagcctctgtctgcctcaggtttcctcatctctataatggagataatgatatagcattcacctcccagggttattatgaggatcaaatgaggtaatatttgtaaagctctttgcaaaacttaaagcttcctataaatgttaagtattaatattattattgttattaaagtCTCTCTACTTTCCCCTCATTCTACATTGCTCTTTACAAGctcataaaattatatatgttatCAAGTACTGAAAGAAAACTCAAACACTTAATATCAAGGTGTTATAATTACAGGGGACACATATTAAATCATAATAGTATGGTCAGAGATGTAGACATGGACATTTTTGATTCCTTGAAATAACAGTAAAACAGCTTGCTAATTATATGTGGTTCCACTGGGTAGATTACATTATTTTCAAGTTCTAGAAAGCAACTGTTATATTATGATCAGCTGTAATTTGGGAAGTAAACAGTTCCATATTGCAGCACATTTCATAAGATAAATTGTCAGGAGAAAAAAGTGATTCATTGGTGGTCATCGTAGCATATTAGTAAAGATTCAGAAAACAGTATTCTGGAAAACATTCAATGTCCATAAATCCAAAAGCATAGaataatatttctatatttctatagAATAATAATTCTATACTTgccttttttgaaagaaaaacttGATAGAAGTCATGTGGTATTACTTTATTAACTTAATAAAAGCCTTTGTTTTTGAAGTGGACATGTCATGAATTGCATATATTTTATCTTGGGTAATAAAGACATCAACTTTGATTTAATAACCTAGAAAGTGACTTTGGAAGTTCCAAATATGGATTTCTTTTTGTCACTCATATCCCTAATGTATTTGAAAGATATAAGGTTCCCTGAAGACTTCCCACAAGTTTTATCATCTATTGATTCCACAATCAGGAGACTGACTAAGTAAGTATGGTCCAAGACCCAGCAAACAGAAAGAAGATTCCATGGAAGGCACTGGAATATGCCAGATCAGCATATTACAAATGAAGGTTGCTTAACCTTGTGAATAATTAATATATAGAAATCATCAGTGAATTCATAGGTGATCAGCTGTGGAGTGGTCTAGCTTTACAGAAGGTTTTCCTCACAAAAAGGCAATAAAGAAAGTTGATTGGAGGCATTTAGTATGGGAGCCACAGAAATGTTTAATTAATACTGCTCTAGGAGTCCTATGAAATCTCACCTTAACATTAGGCAAAATTCTTGTGGCCTCTTTGTTTGACCAGATATTGAACTACTTCCTCAGTGCTTTCCCTTAgatacataggatcatagatttatacaTGAAacggaccttagaagtcattaagttgaattcccttattttatagatccCCAAAAGTTAAGCGagttatccagggtcacaaaagttactaagtatctgagtcaggattggaacccagcttCTTCCTGACTCACTATATCCCCATCCCtgtcctcatatccaatctgttggaAAAGCCTTCACAATATCCATAGAACACTTTTTCTCTAACCTTGCCACCACTTGGGGATATTGAAATAGAGTAATGTCAGGGCTATTGCAATGGCTTCCTTGTggatctgtctgcctcaagtctctccctactctgatCTACCCTTCGTTcagttaccaaagtgatttccctaaagtgcagGTTCGACCACATTATCCACCTACttaaaaaccttcagtgactccctggTGCCTCTagcatcaaataaaaaaatgttcagtttggcattcaaagactttcataacctagcccctcctacctttctagtcttcataCACCTTACTCCCAGACATAGATTGTTTGCTCCAATGACATTCACTTCCTGACACACCAACAAAAcacctcttggctccaggcattttcaccgGCTGTTCCCCAGTCTGGtatgtttttcttcctcatgcatttcctggattccctggatttcttcaagtcCAAATTACAATCACATCTTCTATAAAAAACCTTTACCAACTCCTTtcaattctagcaccttccttccATTAATTATTGCCTATTTATCCCACCCATAActtgtttatatgtatttgtttgttgtctcctctGCTggaccaagattttttttttttttgaaatcacaGCAAGAGCTTGATTCTTAAAAGAATCTTCACTGTGAAAGCAAAAGACTGATCCAAAGACTATAGTTTTGTTATACACATTCCATTCCAATATACAGTACAATGTTATGTAATGAACATGGGTCGACAAATTATTCAATGCATTAAATATTTTTACTAAGCATACTGTACTTTTACATATCTGAAAAATTAGAAAGTGTTTTTGCATTTCCTACTGTCAGAAATTAAACAGTCTTCTTAAAGACAAAGGCCTTTAAAACACAGTTTAGTGCTTAGTGTTCATAGCACAACAATGCAACTTAGTCCAGTGGATATTTTGGCAACACTTAATTTGAGCAAGAACAGggcttttgaaaaataaagctTTAAGTAGGTTTGTCTTTTTTAGCATTTAGTTGTAATAGAATgtggaaaaaaatcattctttaacACTTTAAACAAAACcatgaaattattgattggtTCAGAAGGTTTTATGGAAAGAAActaatttttaacaaaaactTGGCATTGAGTGAATGCTCCACTGTTCAAGCAAAGCTTACCAAGGTCCAAAGGGGAATAGGGTAGGGATGTAACATTTACAACAGCagacattttctcttcctcttctcgaCAGGGGGTGGGCAAAGAACCGCTCGAATAGCTTCATCAAACACTGTCTTGAGGCCTCGCTGTGTGAGTGCTGAACATTCCAGATATTTTACAGCGCCAATCTCCCTTGCCACGGCTAAACCCTGTCGATAGGTAATTGGAGTCAGCTTGTTCTTCCTTAGGTTCTCAATCGTGTCTTTATCATCTCTAAGGTCAAGTTTGGTGCCCACTAGAATTATGGGAGTGTTAGGACAATGGTGTTGCACTTCAGGATACCACTTTTCCCGGACATTTTCAAATGATTCAGGACTCACAAGGGAAAAGCAAATAACGAATACATCTGTTTGCAGATAGGATAAGGGACGTAATCGGTCATAATCTTCTTGGCCTGCTGTATTCCATAAACCCAAATTCACAAGTTTCCCATCTACCATAACATTGGCAGAATAGTTGTCAATGAGAGTAGGGCTGCAATCTCCAGGAAAAGCATTGGTCGTATAACTGATCAGTAGGCAAGTTTTACCTACAGCTCCGTCTCCTACCATCACACACTTGATGGCCTGCGTCGGGGCGGCTCGCGGGGCTGTCGCGGAGGCGGCGGAAGGAGGTGGAGGCGGCGGCTGCCGAGGCTGCCCGGGAGCAGAAGGTGAAGACCGACGGGCTCCGAACATGAAGGGCTACTGACAAGGCGGGGGAAGGCCCCGGGAACGGCGGTACGCGGATAGAAGGGGGGACGGGGACCGCAGTCCACGCTGCCTCACCCCTTAGCCGACTCGGACCAAGCTTTTTgaagggcagaggctgtcttttgcctctttttgtatctctgggaattagcacaatgcctggctccTGGTAGGCACTCaagaaatattgattgattaattgacttcAACACCGTATAGTGCCCTATACGCTGTATCAAAAGGCAGACACGAAACACCTATGTGGCACAGTACTTGCGGTGCtgatgtgatcaaagatcttccacACCCATTCAATAGGATTCAGGTGAAGCTACTAAAGGGGaccttgattaggagaggcttgtttgtaggcaggcctacacccttttgcttttaggtgctaagccccagtcCTAGAcagggtgtgtatatatatacttatatatatacacacttagtACATGTaggggtagccattaagctcaaactggagagctgcagagaccagagagctgtgagaagaagatgaagagagaaCTGCGAGAGAGGATAAAGAActgggagagatagagagacagagaggtaactggaagggctctgagaactgcatgggctttcagaactgcaggagaagaggatgcaggcaagcagacagttaggattcatgagtgagtgggtatgggaaggccctagcagaaggtagggttacaggatggcttggctcttctctttgatactgtgttttaatctccttactgttacattgaggtgggacttactggtttgggtatacaattactgctatgttgaactggggttattggttctgagatctgatcctctggtgtctgaataaatgttttacttcttctgattTCTATACAGAGTCCTTTATACtctgtgattccaaactatacaggcatattcatggtcaccattgatatcatgaatcttgccttactgatgcaGTATGAGATCTGaagataggaagacctgggttgaattCCAGCCACATACATTTACTAGTTGAATAACCAcagggagaagtcacttaacctctcaaagtctcagttcctcatctgtaaaggggctGAGTAAAGAACAGCTATATTACCTCACAGACATGATGTTATTACCTCACAGACATGATGTTAGAATAGCTTAAAGCAcattatgaataaaaaaaatcattatgatAGCAACTTAGCAACAGACCCCCAAGTCCCCATCTCTGAAGTACATAGCACACTTCTGCTCTGGATCCTGTTTATCATTTGTTTCAAATCGGAAGGGAGATTTCTCTACATAAGAATACCATTAAGCAAGATTACTGTCATCAAATTGCTTAGCATGTCCCACAGTAGCTATTTTGATCACAGGCTCTACTTATTTTCCACAGTGGAAATGATATTCATTCACTTTGGGTTAGTATTTGAGAGCAGTTACATGGCCTGTAACTTTAACAAGACTCCATCCTACTTGATAGACCACATGTAGTGTCAGGCATTGGCTAAATCTTTTCTCAGTTCAAAACACTATTGTAGAAATAATTGCAACTCACAAATCTGGACATTCAAAGAGTATGAAGCAGCAATGGGAAAAAGACCACTGCATTGTACTGAgcacatttaaaattttataatccacattttattttttgcctagaaaataacacaaaaacaCAGTAAGAACTATTATATTCATTGataaaatgttctccttcttAATATATGTTGGTAGCTGTCAGGTCAATAGTCTTCATCTGTTTTTCTTCTCAATGGTTTTCACTCATCCAAATTGTTGATTTCTGACTGATAGCCACCTATTCTTATGCTTTTACCATTCAACTCATTATGAACTCAGAGTCAATTTTAACCAAAGATGCAAGAGTGCTCTACATTCACTAATTCATAGATCTTTGACATTTTCAAAAGCTGAATCCCATTACCTGCTATTATTCTATGGCTCTTTGCTTGCATTTCAAAGCCTCTTCTTTGGTCATTTGAAACAGGTCAGATTATTCAGATAAGCTCATTATTTTAGTCATTTGGAagggaattttctcatcttttttttcttctggcctttttctttgttataatttataatttttccaCTTtacagtttttttattttttccaattacatttaaaaatagttttcaacattcattttttaataagattttgagttctaaatttttctgcctgcctcctctttcctctccccaagcaagcaatctgatataggctctacatgtacaatcatgttaaacattttcacagtcatgttgtgaaagaagaatcagaataaaagaggtaaaaaaaaacaagaaaaaccaaaaaaagtgaaaatagtatgttttaatttgcattcagattgtcaattgtttctctggatatagataacattttctatcatgagtcttttggatttgtcatggatcattgtattgctgagaagagctaagtctgttatAGTTGATCATgtcacaatgttgctcttactgtgtacaatattcttctggttctgctcacttcactcagcatcagttgataTAAGTCCAGTTTTTTTGGAACCTGtgtgctcatcatttgttatagcacaatagttttctctttcattcatataccacaattgcttcagtcattcaccaattggtgggcatcccctcaatttccacttctttgtcaccacaaaaagacctcctgaaaatatttttgtacatgtgggtccttttccctcttttatggtctctttggaatacagacctagtagtgttattgttgggtcaaagggttttCATAGTTTTATACCCCTTAGagcatagttccaatttgttctccagaatggttggaaaagttcacaactccaccaaaaatgcattagtgttccattttttccatatctccaacatttttcactttcttttttctgtcatattagccaatctaataggtgtgaggtgggacctcagagttgttttgatttgcatttctctaatcaatagtgatttagagcatttttatatgactatagatagcttcaatttcttcatctgaaaactgcctgtttatatcctttgaccatttgtcaattagggaatgacttgtattcttataaatatgactcagttctctatgcattctagaaatgaggcctttatcagaaacactgactTTAAacattgtttcccaactttctgctttccttctaaccttggttgcattgttttcctttgtgcaaaacctttttaatttaattccttctaaccttggttgcattggttttgtttgtgcaaaacttttttaatttaatgtaatcaaaattatctattttgcatttcataatgttccctctcttttttggtcataaattcttcacttctccatgaatctgacaggtaaactattccttgctcttttaatttgcttttgaCCCTTTATGTCTAACTCACAcacccattttaaccttatctttggtttgagatattggtctatgtctagtttctgccatactattttccagttttctcagatgtttttgtcaaatagtgagttcttatctctggagttggagtctttgggtttatcaaacagtagattactatagtaattTACTACTGCCTCTTGTggacctaacttattccactgatccaccactctatttcttagccagtaccaagtagttttgattgctgttttttaatgcatattttagatctggtatggctaggcctcttacctttgtttttttttcattaatttccttgatattcttgaccttttgctcttccagatgaattacattggattgtgaggtgTTTATGCCCTAAtccatgatcaatttttgtggaggtgccatgtatcactgagataaaaggtatattcctttctatccccattcatttaTCCCCAGAGATatatcacatctaacttttctaaatttcgattcacctccttaacttctttcttgtttatttcgtggttagatttatctagttctagctttgctttctatttctttttgtaacTCACAtgacttcttctctaagaatttggatactatacaACTTactgcatatatgtttagtattgatattacttcattgtctactgtaccttttagcaagatgtaatttctttacttatctcttttaattagatctggttttgcctttgctttgtccaagatcaggattgctacttctgcttttttttaacttcagctgaagcatgatatattctactctagccttctacctttattctgtgtatatctctctgcttcaagtgtgtttcttgttaacaacatattgtaggattataatttttaatccactctgatatttccattttatgggagagttcatcacattcacagttatgatttctaactgtgtctctctccattctatttcctacCCCCCATTTatgttgtttttctctctcctttttccttttcactcCTCACTAGTTTTtcacttctgaccactgcctccccttaatctgccctcccttctatcagtcccctaacttttctctccctcttcccctctcacttcttccttcccctctgccttcctttctatccctatcCCCCCTCTTACCCTTTTTAAGAGgggaaaagtttcctgtagaacACAGAATTTTAACTGGAGCATGaatgaaaccagggaagccaggaattgGAGATAAGGATGAAGAGTGTTCCAGATATAACTCCATCTGTCTTTCCTATTTCCCATCCATCCTTTTTTCACCCACATAACTACTCCCCTAATTGAGACCTTCATCCCCTATTGCATAGATTATTGTATTATCCTCACACTTGGTCTCCCTCTCTCTAGTCACTGCCTTCACCATTCCATTTTCCATAGAGCTaacaaagtgatattcctaaagcataggtctgaccgtCTCATTCTCACCTCaaaaaactctagtggctccctactgtctctagattaaaatgcaaatactttCATTTAGTTTCTcaaatccttcacaatctggcttcagaagaCCTATCAGAATTAATATGCATCTCCCCTTTCCCTACCCATTCCCACACTCATTGTACAGTATTTGAATAGATTATCCTACTCAAAACTGGGATACTTGCTATTCTTCACATCTAACATGCTATTTCCTGCCTCTATTTCTTTGCATAAATTGTTCCCCATGACTTCAATGCACACCCCTCTCACCACTGCCTCCTACaattcctcagtttctttcaaaGTTTAACTCGAGCTCCACCTCCCACTTGAGACTTTTTCTGATAACTCTAAATGCCAGTATCTCTGTCCCCAAATGGCTCTATGTGCTTAATAATGGTTTCTTGATTGCCATTTTCTTTGCAAACATTTCCCATTTACTTCTTTGTGTGGATGTTTCCCCCGGAAGAATGGAAactcttgaggacaggaactgttttgttgTCTGTCTTTTGGTCCTTTTATCTCCGGTgtctagcacattgcctggcatacagtagatgtttcataaatacttgttaattgaaaatatttatagtctcTGAGACTTCAAGCCTcctcagttttttgttttgtctttatactCCTTACTTATTTGGGTATTTGAAAACTGATATTCAAATAAACTACTTGTATATGATAGTGCAGATGCAACATggtacaataaaaatgaaaaacaacaacaatgacctTGGGCTTATGGTTAgaagagatctgaattcaaatcctgcctttgacacttactagctgtgtgatagtgggcaaatcacttaatttctttcatcCACAGTTTTCATCACTGTTAAACTGAAATTATAATGTCTGGAATACTAACCTCACAGGGTACATCCTTAACACAGAGCCTCCTGTGGTTAGTACCAGTACCGTGCACTtaaaaagtatttgttgattaattgtcTGACAGGGCTGTTATAGGGATCAAATGTGAAACTTGCATACCATAAAGTACCATGTCAATGTCAAATATTATAATTTCCTAATGTTATGCGTTATAGCCAGTGATCTCCTTTGATGTTAcgtatttttttactttattttcctgaGGAAACAATGTCACAGAGCAATTCAGATATAAAATTTGCTATCAAACCACCATattctttgaagaaaaatatattaattaattaatttgacaGGGCCAGAAGTTTCTTGTCAGTTAGTAATTGTGATATTTGAAGCCTGAAAAGATTTGCCTGAAGAGGTTGTTGTTTTATTAAAATAGGTCATGCGGAAATAGATCCACAAAGTTCTTTAATTGGAAGAAAATAGGGTTTTCTATTCCAATGCCTTGTGTCCTGTATTAGTATCCTCTCAAATACCTTCAAGTAAGGTGGCCTAGTATCTGTTGAAACATTTCTAGTGATATGGAGTTCACTACATGACATGGCTGTCCATCCCATTTTCATGTAACTTTGTTAGGAAATCTTTCCTTCTAGTTAGTTAAAATTTGCCTTCTGGTGACTTCCACCTATTAGCCATAGTTCTCACTTTTGAAAccaaatttacacacacacacacacacacacacacacacacacacacacacacacaaacagagagagaaagagatttttaTCCCTATTCTACATGACTGTCCACATATTTGAAGACATCATTCCTTTAAATTCCCTTAAATGTCATTGTTTGAAGTTTCTTCAATATTCTGGGCATTCATCTGTGGTTATTCTACAAGTTGTCAATGTCTctcttaaaatgtggtacccagagcATAACAGTAatgatgtggtctgaccagagcaaGACAGAGTAGGACTATTAGCTCCCTAGTTCTGAATATTATTGTAATCTTTTTAGGgggtgtctttttttctttagcttgTATATGTTGAGTTGGTCTGCTGTGCCCTAGGGGATAATAAAAAGAGTCTAAGGATGAACTGATGAGTTCCAGGACCAGTAAGAAAgttccaaa is from Trichosurus vulpecula isolate mTriVul1 chromosome 7, mTriVul1.pri, whole genome shotgun sequence and encodes:
- the LOC118857595 gene encoding ras-related C3 botulinum toxin substrate 1-like, with protein sequence MFGARRSSPSAPGQPRQPPPPPPSAASATAPRAAPTQAIKCVMVGDGAVGKTCLLISYTTNAFPGDCSPTLIDNYSANVMVDGKLVNLGLWNTAGQEDYDRLRPLSYLQTDVFVICFSLVSPESFENVREKWYPEVQHHCPNTPIILVGTKLDLRDDKDTIENLRKNKLTPITYRQGLAVAREIGAVKYLECSALTQRGLKTVFDEAIRAVLCPPPVEKRKRKCLLL